CGGTGACGTCGGTCCGTCACCTTGAAGGGTTCTTCCTCACTCACCAGTGCCAACCGCCTGAATGGACGGCAGGTTAGCACGCAGGGTCAGACCCTTCAAGCGAGTATGGGGGTTGTGTATAATGCCCGTGCGACTCACGAATCGTCCCATGGGTGACGCCGCCGGCACGCGTTTCGTTTCCCTCCTCGCACTGATGGCTCGTCTCCGGGGCGAAGGTGGCTGTCCGTGGGACCGCGAGCAAACCCGTGCCTCGCTCAAGCCCTACCTCATAGAGGAAGCCTACGAGGTGGTCCAGGCCATCGAGGAGGAGTCGCGCGACCATCTGGTCGAAGAGCTCGGCGACCTCCTCTTCCAGGTCGTGTTTCACAGCCAGCTGGGCGCAGAGGCGGGTGAATTCACGATGGACGACGTGATCGCGGAGCTGTGCGCCAAGATGATCCGGCGCCACCCCCACGTCTTCGGGGACTCGGTGGTCGCAGACGCGGAGGCTGCTCTGGTGCAATGGGAGCGCATCAAACGCGATGAAGCCGGCGACAGTCCGCGCCCGGGGTCAAGCCTCGATGGCGTACCGCCTTCGCTTCCCGCGCTGCTCCGAGCGCAGCGGCTGCAAGGCAAGGCATCGAGCGTCGGCTTCGACTGGTCGCGCTGGCAAGATGCATGGGCCAAGGTCGAGGAAGAGATGGGCGAGCTGCGCGAAGCGATGGGCCGGGACGACGCCGTGCGCGTCGAGGACGAATTCGGCGACGTGTTGTTCTCGATGGTCAACGTGGCACGCCTGCGAGGCATGAATGCAGAGGATTGCCTGCGGCGGGCGACCGAGAAGTTCACCCGACGATTCGGGAAAGTGGAGGCGGAGATGAAGGCCGGGGGCCGGACGGTCACGGAGGCATCCGCGGAGGATTTGGATCGGGCGTGGGAAGCCGTCAAGGCGCGGGAAGGCTCACGGCCATGAAGTGCAAGATCGGTAAGACGACGGTCGTGGTGGAGCGCGGAGACATCACCGACGCCGAGGTCGACGCCGTGGTGAACGCCGCCAATGCCGAGCTGTGGATGGGCACCGGGGTCGCCGGGGCCCTGAAGCGCAAAGGGGGCTTCGTCATCGAGGAAGACGCCCTGCGGCAGGGGCCTATCGAGATCGGCGAAGCGGTGCTGACCGTGGCGGGAAACTTGCCGGCGACCCACATCATCCATGCCGTCACCATGGGAAAAGACCTCAAGACCGATCCGGACAAGATCACTGCCGCCACGCGCGCCAGCCTGGCGATCGCCGAGAAGCACAAGCTTTCGTCACTCGCATTTCCCGCCTTGGGCAGTGGCGCGGGGGGGGTACCCGCCGCCCAGTGTGCCGATGCCATGATGGCCACCGTGGTCGATCACGTGAAGAAGGGCAATTCGAGCCTCGAGAAGGTGCTGTTCGTCCTCTATGAGGACCAGGCCCAGAAGGCTTTCAGCGAAGTCCTGAAGCGCCTGGGGGGCATCCGCTAGCTCCAAACCTCGGCTGGCTCCTTCGGAAACGAGGACTTCCGGCCGCCTCAGGCTGACGCCAGCCGGCGACATCGTCCTGCCCAATACACGGTTCCAGAATCGCCCGTGGGCTACAATGTGCTGTCTCTCCTAGCGGAGCCGTCCCGTCGAGGCATGGTCGGGCCGGTCCCGACGAGTATCATCGGGATCCGGCAAGCTGGAACGCGGGTTGCATGCGGGTTTGAGGGGCACTAGGGGCAACCCTTCTCTCAAGCCTTAAAGGAGGCTCAAGGCTACCAATGGCCGCGACGATGCACGACCTGCTGACCTTGATGATCGAACGTGGGGCCTCCGACCTGCACATCACCACCGGGACGCATCCGCAGATCCGGCTGCACGGCAAGCTCACGGCGCTCTCTCAGTTCGAGATGCTGACGCCGACGGACACGCAGCGCCTGGCGTACAGCGTGCTGAATGAAGGTCAGAAGCAAAAGTTCGAGGAAGAGAACGAGCTGGACCTCTCGTTCGGCATTCAGGGATTGGCCCGCTTCCGGTGCAACGTGTATCGGCAACGAGGGGCAGTCGCGTGCGCGATTCGCGTCATCCCCGTCAAGATTCGCGGCTTCGACGAGCTGGGGCTGCCCGCCATCGTGGAGCAAATGGCCGATCGCCCGAAGGGGTTGATCCTCGTGACCGGCCCGACCGGCTCCGGCAAGTCGACCACTCTGGCCGCGATGGTCGACAAGGTCAACTCCGAGCGGGCGGAGCACATCATCACGATCGAGGATCCCATCGAGTTCGTCCATCAGCACAAGAAGTGCATGGTGAACCAGCGCGAGGTATTCTCGGACACCCACTCGTTCAAGAACGCGCTGAAGTCCATCCTTCGAGAGGATCCGGACGTGGTGCTGGTCGGTGAGATGCGCGATCTCGAGACGATCTCGGCGGCGCTGACCATCGCGGAGACCGGTCACCTGACCCTGGGCACGCTGCATACGAACTCCTGCGCCCAGACCATCAACCGGATCATCGACGTGTTCCCCACGAGCCAGCAGGCTCAGGTACGGGCGCAGCTCTCGCTGGTCCTGGAAGGGGTGCTCTCTCAGCAGCTGATTCCAACCGCGGACGGGCGCGGTCGAGCCATGTCGCTCGAGATCATGGTCGCGACGCCGGCCATCCGGAACCTCATCCGCGAGGAGAAGATCCATCAGATCTATTCCGCGATGCAGGCTGGGCAGAAGTTCGGCATGCAGACCATGAATCAGTCGCTCGCCGAGCTCGTACAGAAGCGCCGCATCTCCCGAGAAGAGGCGCTGAACCGCAGCACGCTGCCCGAGGAGCTGGCGGGTCTGCTCGGTTCCGCGGGGGTGGCGTCCGGGGCGCCGGCCGCCGCGGCGGGCGCCGGCAGCTCTCCATTCGGCAGACGGTAGACCACCGAGGAGGCTCACGCGATGGCTGTCTTCGTCTATCAAGGTCGCACCGCGAGTGGCGTGCAGAACGGTGAGATCGAGGCGTCCGACCGCTCCGCCGCAGTCGGGGAGCTGCGCCGACGCGCCATTCTCGTCACCAAGATCTCGGAGAAGTCCGCCCCGAAGATCGCCTTCAAGTTCGGGGGCAAGGTCAAGGACAAGGAGATGGCGATCTTCACCCGCCAGTTCTCCACCATGATCGACGCGGGTCTTCCGCTCGTGCAGTGCCTGAACATTCTCGCCGAGCAGAGTGAATCCAAGACCCTGAGGGGGGTGACCGGACAGGTCGCCCGCCAGGTGGAGGCGGGATCCACGCTGGCGGACGCTCTCCGACGCCATCCGCGAACGTTCGATGATCTGTTCACCAACCTCGTCGAGGTCGGCGAGGCGGGCGGTATCCTCGACGTGGTCCTGCAGCGTCTCGCCGCCTACATCGAGAAGGCGGCGGCTCTGAAGCGCAAGGTCAAGGCGGCGATGGTGTATCCGGCCGCCATCATCGGGGTCGCGGTCATGGTGGTCATCTTCATGCTGACCTTCGTGATCCCGACGTTTGCCCAGATGTTCCAGGACCTCGGCGCCGATCTCCCACTTCCCACCAAGGTCGTCCTCTGGCTCTCGACGTTCGTTCGCACCTATATCCTCCTCATCATCGCGGGCATGATCGGCTGCATCCTGGCCTTCCGCTCCTACTATCGAACGGAGAACGGGCGGGCGACCATCGATGCTCTCATGCTGAAGCTTCCGGTCTTCGGCACGCTGGTTCGCAAGGTCGCGGTCGCTCGGTTCACCCGCACCCTGGGCACCCTGGTGCAGTCGGGCGTGCCGATCCTCGATGGTCTTCGCATCACCGCTCGAACGGCGGGGAACAAGGTCGTCGAGAAGGCGGTCCTGCAGTGCCGCGCCGCGGTCACCGAAGGTAAGACCCTCGCGGAG
Above is a genomic segment from Candidatus Methylomirabilota bacterium containing:
- the mazG gene encoding nucleoside triphosphate pyrophosphohydrolase; translation: MGDAAGTRFVSLLALMARLRGEGGCPWDREQTRASLKPYLIEEAYEVVQAIEEESRDHLVEELGDLLFQVVFHSQLGAEAGEFTMDDVIAELCAKMIRRHPHVFGDSVVADAEAALVQWERIKRDEAGDSPRPGSSLDGVPPSLPALLRAQRLQGKASSVGFDWSRWQDAWAKVEEEMGELREAMGRDDAVRVEDEFGDVLFSMVNVARLRGMNAEDCLRRATEKFTRRFGKVEAEMKAGGRTVTEASAEDLDRAWEAVKAREGSRP
- a CDS encoding macro domain-containing protein, which produces MKCKIGKTTVVVERGDITDAEVDAVVNAANAELWMGTGVAGALKRKGGFVIEEDALRQGPIEIGEAVLTVAGNLPATHIIHAVTMGKDLKTDPDKITAATRASLAIAEKHKLSSLAFPALGSGAGGVPAAQCADAMMATVVDHVKKGNSSLEKVLFVLYEDQAQKAFSEVLKRLGGIR
- a CDS encoding type IV pilus twitching motility protein PilT, giving the protein MAATMHDLLTLMIERGASDLHITTGTHPQIRLHGKLTALSQFEMLTPTDTQRLAYSVLNEGQKQKFEEENELDLSFGIQGLARFRCNVYRQRGAVACAIRVIPVKIRGFDELGLPAIVEQMADRPKGLILVTGPTGSGKSTTLAAMVDKVNSERAEHIITIEDPIEFVHQHKKCMVNQREVFSDTHSFKNALKSILREDPDVVLVGEMRDLETISAALTIAETGHLTLGTLHTNSCAQTINRIIDVFPTSQQAQVRAQLSLVLEGVLSQQLIPTADGRGRAMSLEIMVATPAIRNLIREEKIHQIYSAMQAGQKFGMQTMNQSLAELVQKRRISREEALNRSTLPEELAGLLGSAGVASGAPAAAAGAGSSPFGRR
- a CDS encoding type II secretion system F family protein, which codes for MAVFVYQGRTASGVQNGEIEASDRSAAVGELRRRAILVTKISEKSAPKIAFKFGGKVKDKEMAIFTRQFSTMIDAGLPLVQCLNILAEQSESKTLRGVTGQVARQVEAGSTLADALRRHPRTFDDLFTNLVEVGEAGGILDVVLQRLAAYIEKAAALKRKVKAAMVYPAAIIGVAVMVVIFMLTFVIPTFAQMFQDLGADLPLPTKVVLWLSTFVRTYILLIIAGMIGCILAFRSYYRTENGRATIDALMLKLPVFGTLVRKVAVARFTRTLGTLVQSGVPILDGLRITARTAGNKVVEKAVLQCRAAVTEGKTLAEPLRSSGVFPPMVTQMISVGEQTGALDAMLSKIADFYDDEVDTAVSTLTSLLEPIMIVFLGVVVGGLVVAMYLPIFKLVTLVK